CTTCTTTTTGAATATATATAACTGCTGTTCCGTCTGGATCTACAGAAGTTGCAGTAACAACATATGTATTTTTATCTTTTATAAAATATTCACAAGTCATGCGTGCGATAATTTCAGCATTAGAAATATTTGTGTAATTCCATAAAGCAGGATACTTTTTCGTTTCATCATTAAGTCGATATTCTAAGCGCATTTTATCCCTCTTCTTCCTTTTTCTTCTACTTTATCATGCTATCCTATATAATAGGAATAGAATTTATAAAGGGGAGTGCGAAGGTGACAAAAACGAAATGGCTAGTAGGTGGTGTCGTAACGTCTTTAATGACTGGCACTTTATTTGGCTGTGCGCAAGATCTTCCCCCAAAACCGAATGATAAAAGTTGTTCAGATTGGGATTGGGATGATGAACTTGGGGTATGGCAGTGTGATGAGAGTAGCTCAAGTTATCGTGGGCATTACTTCTATGGTGGAACATACTATCGAAATAAATCCACTTTTAAAAATTCATCGGCGTTTAAATCTTATCAATCGTCTGCGGAATTTAAAGGTGGAATTGGAAGCGGTTCAAAGGGAGGATTTGGGGGCTAAAATATGTCGCAATACATAAGGGATTGAAAAGATTTTTATTCGAAATATCCGAATTTTTGGTCGGATTTATATGAATGTGAGTATAGTTTGTTTCATGTTTTCTCTATAACAAATGAGACTATGAAACAATTAAAGTTAGCAACTGAACGAATGGGGAAAATATTTTTTAAGACTGCTAGACTTCTGCGTAATTTAAATGATGACCAGCTTCTTGAACTTGGGTTTCCTCCTGCGAGCTTATCGTTCATTAGAATAAAAGGATTATATCCTGAATCTGTTATTTCACGGTTTGATTTCGTTTTAACAGATGATAACCAAATTAAAATGCTTGAATTTAATAGTGATACACCAACTTTTATTATGGAATGCTTTCAAATGAATGGGAAAGTTTGCGAGCAACT
This genomic window from Bacillus anthracis str. Vollum contains:
- a CDS encoding lipoprotein; protein product: MTKTKWLVGGVVTSLMTGTLFGCAQDLPPKPNDKSCSDWDWDDELGVWQCDESSSSYRGHYFYGGTYYRNKSTFKNSSAFKSYQSSAEFKGGIGSGSKGGFGG